The Meles meles chromosome 6, mMelMel3.1 paternal haplotype, whole genome shotgun sequence genome has a window encoding:
- the NEIL1 gene encoding endonuclease 8-like 1 isoform X2 — MPEGPELHLASLYVNEACRGLVFAGCVEKSPVSRNPEVPFESSAYCISSSARGKELRLTLSPLPGAQPPQEPLALVFRFGMSGSFQLAPRDALPAHAHLRFYTAPPGPPLALCFVDIRRFGHWDLGGEWQPGRGPCVLLEYEQFRCWAGTAVSKMDVVPLPQAEVQIFRVFRKVDPTSQCQTRILAHQKFQTGRLGSWDTTENVLRNLADKVFDQPICEALLDQRFFNGIGNYLRAEILYRLRIPPFEKARKVLEELQQRRPSPELTLSQKIRAKLQNPDLLELCHSVPKEVVQLGGKGYGPEHGEEDFAAFRAWLQCYGMPGMSSLRDRRGRTIWFQGDPGPLAPKGGKSRKKKSKGAQQGSEHRLEDPLVPSTAPSRTRGTRRGPPGQSTAQQPEGTSLQQDPEVPPVPGKGKRRRRPATSGHRRPRRIKADTPSLENEGTAAS; from the exons ATGCCTGAGGGCCCCGAGCTGCATCTGGCAAGTCTCTATGTGAACGAGGCGTGCAGGGGGCTGGTATTTGCCGGGTGCGTGGAGAAGTCACCTGTCAGCCGCAACCCCGAGGTGCCGTTTGAGAGCAGCGCGTACTGCATCTCCTCCTCAGCCCGTGGCAAGGAGCTGCGCCTGACTCTGAGCCCCCTACCTGGGGCCCAGCCCCCACAGGAGCCACTGGCCCTGGTCTTCCGCTTTGGCATGTCTGGCTCCTTCCAGCTGGCGCCCCGGGACGCACTGCCGGCCCATGCCCACCTGCGCTTTTACACAGCTCCCCCTGGCCCCCCACTTGCCCTCTGCTTCGTGGACATCCGCCGTTTTGGCCACTGGGACCTCGGGGGCGAGTGGCAGCCCGGCCGCGGGCCTTGCGTCTTGCTGGAGTACGAGCAGTTCAG GTGTTGGGCGGGTACTGCAGTGAGCAAGATGGATGTGGTCCCTCTCCCACAGGCTGAAGTTCAG ATCTTCAGGGTCTTCAGAAAAGTTGACCCCACCAGCCAGTGTCAGACCCGCATTCTAGCCCATCAGAAGTTCCAGACAGGGCGCTTGGGCTCTTGGGACACCAC GGAGAACGTGTTACGAAACCTAGCGGACAAGGTCTTTGACCAGCCCATCTGCGAGGCCCTCTTGGACCAGAGGTTCTTCAATGGCATTGGCAACTATCTGCGGGCAGAGATCCTGTACCG GCTGAGGATACCCCCTTTTGAGAAGGCCCGTAAGGTTCTGGAGGAGCTGCAGCAGCGCAGGCCG aGCCCGGAGCTGACCCTGAGCCAGAAGATCAGGGCTAAGCTGCAGAACCCAGACCTGCTGGAACTGTGTCACTCCGTGCCCAAGGAAGTGGTCCAGCTGG GGGGCAAAGGCTACGGGCCGGAGCACGGGGAGGAGGACTTCGCTGCCTTCCGAGCATGGCTGCAGTGCTATGGCATGCCTGGCATGAGCTCCCTGCGGGACCGGCGTGGCCGGACCATCTGGTTCCAG GGGGATCCTGGACCCCTAGCACCGAAAG GAGGCAAGTCCCGCAAGAAGAAATCCAAAGGAGCACAGCAGGGGTCTGAGCACAGACTGGAG GACCCTCTCGTTCCAAGCACAGCCCCTTCCAGGACACGCGGGACACGCAGAGGCCCTCCTGGTCAAAGTACAGCCCAGCAGCCAGAGGGGACCAGCCTCCAGCAGGACCCAGAGGTCCCCCCAGTCCCTGGGAAGGGAAAAAGGAGGAGGCGACCAGCAACTTCAG GCCACCGCAGACCCCGAAGGATCAAAGCTGACACCCCATCCTTGGAGAATGAGGGGACGGCAGCCTCTTAG
- the NEIL1 gene encoding endonuclease 8-like 1 isoform X1 encodes MLLEAPAFPPPCPGPSRPLPRMPEGPELHLASLYVNEACRGLVFAGCVEKSPVSRNPEVPFESSAYCISSSARGKELRLTLSPLPGAQPPQEPLALVFRFGMSGSFQLAPRDALPAHAHLRFYTAPPGPPLALCFVDIRRFGHWDLGGEWQPGRGPCVLLEYEQFRCWAGTAVSKMDVVPLPQAEVQIFRVFRKVDPTSQCQTRILAHQKFQTGRLGSWDTTENVLRNLADKVFDQPICEALLDQRFFNGIGNYLRAEILYRLRIPPFEKARKVLEELQQRRPSPELTLSQKIRAKLQNPDLLELCHSVPKEVVQLGGKGYGPEHGEEDFAAFRAWLQCYGMPGMSSLRDRRGRTIWFQGDPGPLAPKGGKSRKKKSKGAQQGSEHRLEDPLVPSTAPSRTRGTRRGPPGQSTAQQPEGTSLQQDPEVPPVPGKGKRRRRPATSGHRRPRRIKADTPSLENEGTAAS; translated from the exons gCCCAGCCGCCCCTTGCCCAGAATGCCTGAGGGCCCCGAGCTGCATCTGGCAAGTCTCTATGTGAACGAGGCGTGCAGGGGGCTGGTATTTGCCGGGTGCGTGGAGAAGTCACCTGTCAGCCGCAACCCCGAGGTGCCGTTTGAGAGCAGCGCGTACTGCATCTCCTCCTCAGCCCGTGGCAAGGAGCTGCGCCTGACTCTGAGCCCCCTACCTGGGGCCCAGCCCCCACAGGAGCCACTGGCCCTGGTCTTCCGCTTTGGCATGTCTGGCTCCTTCCAGCTGGCGCCCCGGGACGCACTGCCGGCCCATGCCCACCTGCGCTTTTACACAGCTCCCCCTGGCCCCCCACTTGCCCTCTGCTTCGTGGACATCCGCCGTTTTGGCCACTGGGACCTCGGGGGCGAGTGGCAGCCCGGCCGCGGGCCTTGCGTCTTGCTGGAGTACGAGCAGTTCAG GTGTTGGGCGGGTACTGCAGTGAGCAAGATGGATGTGGTCCCTCTCCCACAGGCTGAAGTTCAG ATCTTCAGGGTCTTCAGAAAAGTTGACCCCACCAGCCAGTGTCAGACCCGCATTCTAGCCCATCAGAAGTTCCAGACAGGGCGCTTGGGCTCTTGGGACACCAC GGAGAACGTGTTACGAAACCTAGCGGACAAGGTCTTTGACCAGCCCATCTGCGAGGCCCTCTTGGACCAGAGGTTCTTCAATGGCATTGGCAACTATCTGCGGGCAGAGATCCTGTACCG GCTGAGGATACCCCCTTTTGAGAAGGCCCGTAAGGTTCTGGAGGAGCTGCAGCAGCGCAGGCCG aGCCCGGAGCTGACCCTGAGCCAGAAGATCAGGGCTAAGCTGCAGAACCCAGACCTGCTGGAACTGTGTCACTCCGTGCCCAAGGAAGTGGTCCAGCTGG GGGGCAAAGGCTACGGGCCGGAGCACGGGGAGGAGGACTTCGCTGCCTTCCGAGCATGGCTGCAGTGCTATGGCATGCCTGGCATGAGCTCCCTGCGGGACCGGCGTGGCCGGACCATCTGGTTCCAG GGGGATCCTGGACCCCTAGCACCGAAAG GAGGCAAGTCCCGCAAGAAGAAATCCAAAGGAGCACAGCAGGGGTCTGAGCACAGACTGGAG GACCCTCTCGTTCCAAGCACAGCCCCTTCCAGGACACGCGGGACACGCAGAGGCCCTCCTGGTCAAAGTACAGCCCAGCAGCCAGAGGGGACCAGCCTCCAGCAGGACCCAGAGGTCCCCCCAGTCCCTGGGAAGGGAAAAAGGAGGAGGCGACCAGCAACTTCAG GCCACCGCAGACCCCGAAGGATCAAAGCTGACACCCCATCCTTGGAGAATGAGGGGACGGCAGCCTCTTAG
- the NEIL1 gene encoding endonuclease 8-like 1 isoform X3, translating to MLLEAPAFPPPCPGPSRPLPRMPEGPELHLASLYVNEACRGLVFAGCVEKSPVSRNPEVPFESSAYCISSSARGKELRLTLSPLPGAQPPQEPLALVFRFGMSGSFQLAPRDALPAHAHLRFYTAPPGPPLALCFVDIRRFGHWDLGGEWQPGRGPCVLLEYEQFRENVLRNLADKVFDQPICEALLDQRFFNGIGNYLRAEILYRLRIPPFEKARKVLEELQQRRPSPELTLSQKIRAKLQNPDLLELCHSVPKEVVQLGGKGYGPEHGEEDFAAFRAWLQCYGMPGMSSLRDRRGRTIWFQGDPGPLAPKGGKSRKKKSKGAQQGSEHRLEDPLVPSTAPSRTRGTRRGPPGQSTAQQPEGTSLQQDPEVPPVPGKGKRRRRPATSGHRRPRRIKADTPSLENEGTAAS from the exons gCCCAGCCGCCCCTTGCCCAGAATGCCTGAGGGCCCCGAGCTGCATCTGGCAAGTCTCTATGTGAACGAGGCGTGCAGGGGGCTGGTATTTGCCGGGTGCGTGGAGAAGTCACCTGTCAGCCGCAACCCCGAGGTGCCGTTTGAGAGCAGCGCGTACTGCATCTCCTCCTCAGCCCGTGGCAAGGAGCTGCGCCTGACTCTGAGCCCCCTACCTGGGGCCCAGCCCCCACAGGAGCCACTGGCCCTGGTCTTCCGCTTTGGCATGTCTGGCTCCTTCCAGCTGGCGCCCCGGGACGCACTGCCGGCCCATGCCCACCTGCGCTTTTACACAGCTCCCCCTGGCCCCCCACTTGCCCTCTGCTTCGTGGACATCCGCCGTTTTGGCCACTGGGACCTCGGGGGCGAGTGGCAGCCCGGCCGCGGGCCTTGCGTCTTGCTGGAGTACGAGCAGTTCAG GGAGAACGTGTTACGAAACCTAGCGGACAAGGTCTTTGACCAGCCCATCTGCGAGGCCCTCTTGGACCAGAGGTTCTTCAATGGCATTGGCAACTATCTGCGGGCAGAGATCCTGTACCG GCTGAGGATACCCCCTTTTGAGAAGGCCCGTAAGGTTCTGGAGGAGCTGCAGCAGCGCAGGCCG aGCCCGGAGCTGACCCTGAGCCAGAAGATCAGGGCTAAGCTGCAGAACCCAGACCTGCTGGAACTGTGTCACTCCGTGCCCAAGGAAGTGGTCCAGCTGG GGGGCAAAGGCTACGGGCCGGAGCACGGGGAGGAGGACTTCGCTGCCTTCCGAGCATGGCTGCAGTGCTATGGCATGCCTGGCATGAGCTCCCTGCGGGACCGGCGTGGCCGGACCATCTGGTTCCAG GGGGATCCTGGACCCCTAGCACCGAAAG GAGGCAAGTCCCGCAAGAAGAAATCCAAAGGAGCACAGCAGGGGTCTGAGCACAGACTGGAG GACCCTCTCGTTCCAAGCACAGCCCCTTCCAGGACACGCGGGACACGCAGAGGCCCTCCTGGTCAAAGTACAGCCCAGCAGCCAGAGGGGACCAGCCTCCAGCAGGACCCAGAGGTCCCCCCAGTCCCTGGGAAGGGAAAAAGGAGGAGGCGACCAGCAACTTCAG GCCACCGCAGACCCCGAAGGATCAAAGCTGACACCCCATCCTTGGAGAATGAGGGGACGGCAGCCTCTTAG
- the NEIL1 gene encoding endonuclease 8-like 1 isoform X4 — MLLEAPAFPPPCPGPSRPLPRMPEGPELHLASLYVNEACRGLVFAGCVEKSPVSRNPEVPFESSAYCISSSARGKELRLTLSPLPGAQPPQEPLALVFRFGMSGSFQLAPRDALPAHAHLRFYTAPPGPPLALCFVDIRRFGHWDLGGEWQPGRGPCVLLEYEQFRCWAGTAVSKMDVVPLPQAEVQIFRVFRKVDPTSQCQTRILAHQKFQTGRLGSWDTTENVLRNLADKVFDQPICEALLDQRFFNGIGNYLRAEILYRLRIPPFEKARKVLEELQQRRPSPELTLSQKIRAKLQNPDLLELCHSVPKEVVQLGGKGYGPEHGEEDFAAFRAWLQCYGMPGMSSLRDRRGRTIWFQGDPGPLAPKVSVSCRRQVPQEEIQRSTAGV; from the exons gCCCAGCCGCCCCTTGCCCAGAATGCCTGAGGGCCCCGAGCTGCATCTGGCAAGTCTCTATGTGAACGAGGCGTGCAGGGGGCTGGTATTTGCCGGGTGCGTGGAGAAGTCACCTGTCAGCCGCAACCCCGAGGTGCCGTTTGAGAGCAGCGCGTACTGCATCTCCTCCTCAGCCCGTGGCAAGGAGCTGCGCCTGACTCTGAGCCCCCTACCTGGGGCCCAGCCCCCACAGGAGCCACTGGCCCTGGTCTTCCGCTTTGGCATGTCTGGCTCCTTCCAGCTGGCGCCCCGGGACGCACTGCCGGCCCATGCCCACCTGCGCTTTTACACAGCTCCCCCTGGCCCCCCACTTGCCCTCTGCTTCGTGGACATCCGCCGTTTTGGCCACTGGGACCTCGGGGGCGAGTGGCAGCCCGGCCGCGGGCCTTGCGTCTTGCTGGAGTACGAGCAGTTCAG GTGTTGGGCGGGTACTGCAGTGAGCAAGATGGATGTGGTCCCTCTCCCACAGGCTGAAGTTCAG ATCTTCAGGGTCTTCAGAAAAGTTGACCCCACCAGCCAGTGTCAGACCCGCATTCTAGCCCATCAGAAGTTCCAGACAGGGCGCTTGGGCTCTTGGGACACCAC GGAGAACGTGTTACGAAACCTAGCGGACAAGGTCTTTGACCAGCCCATCTGCGAGGCCCTCTTGGACCAGAGGTTCTTCAATGGCATTGGCAACTATCTGCGGGCAGAGATCCTGTACCG GCTGAGGATACCCCCTTTTGAGAAGGCCCGTAAGGTTCTGGAGGAGCTGCAGCAGCGCAGGCCG aGCCCGGAGCTGACCCTGAGCCAGAAGATCAGGGCTAAGCTGCAGAACCCAGACCTGCTGGAACTGTGTCACTCCGTGCCCAAGGAAGTGGTCCAGCTGG GGGGCAAAGGCTACGGGCCGGAGCACGGGGAGGAGGACTTCGCTGCCTTCCGAGCATGGCTGCAGTGCTATGGCATGCCTGGCATGAGCTCCCTGCGGGACCGGCGTGGCCGGACCATCTGGTTCCAG GGGGATCCTGGACCCCTAGCACCGAAAG TGTCAGTGTCCTGCAGGAGGCAAGTCCCGCAAGAAGAAATCCAAAGGAGCACAGCAGGGGTCTGA